In one window of Vulpes vulpes isolate BD-2025 chromosome 1, VulVul3, whole genome shotgun sequence DNA:
- the LOC112913586 gene encoding DLA class I histocompatibility antigen, A9/A9 alpha chain-like, producing the protein MRGPPCCLRGALAVTPTRAGSHSLRYVYTSVSRPGRGDPRFIAVGYVDDTQFVRFDSDSATGKTEPRARWVEQEGPEYWDRQTRIARDTAQRYRVHLDTLRGYYNQSEAGSHTRQTMYGCDLGPGGRLLRGYWQDAYDGADYIALNEDLRSWTAVDTAAQITRRKWEAAGAAEHLRNYLEMTCVEGLGRYLEMGKETLLRAGTGARPPESRLRLRPRERIGRNRIHTRIWPSHGSWMERLTLPGFSDPVPESGPKGLPFS; encoded by the exons ATGCGCGGGCCTCCCTGCTGCCTTCGGGGGGCCCTGGCCGTGACCCCGACCCGGGCGG GCTCCCACTCCCTGAGGTATGTCTACACCTCCGTGTCCCGGCCCGGCCGCGGGGACCCCCGCTTCATCGCCGTCGGCTACGTGGACGACACGCAGTTCGTGCGGTTCGACAGCGACTCGGCCACGGGGAAGACGGAGCCGCGGGCGCGGTGGGTGGAGCAGGAGGGGCCGGAGTATTGGGACCGGCAGACGCGGATCGCCAGGGACACCGCACAGAGGTACCGAGTGCACCTGGACACCCTGCGCGGCTACTACAACCAGAGCGAGGCCG GGTCTCACACCCGCCAGACCATGTACGGCTGTGACCTGGGGCCCGGCGGGCGCCTCCTCCGCGGGTACTGGCAGGACGCCTACGACGGCGCCGATTACATCGCCCTGAACGAGGACCTGCGCTCCTGGACCGCGGTGGACACGGCGGCGCAGATCACCCGGCGCAAGTGGGAGGCGGCAGGTGCTGCAGAGCACCTGAGGAACTACCTGGAGATGACGTGcgtggaggggctggggaggtacctggagatggggaaggagacgCTGCTGCGCGCAGGTACCGGGGCGCGGCCTCCGGAATCTCGCCTCAGGCTGAGGCCGCGGGAGAggataggaagaaatagaatccACACCAGGATATGGCCCTCCCACGGGTCATGGATGGAGAGACTAACTCTGCCTGGGTTCTCAGATCCGGTGCCAGAGAGTGGCCCTAAGGGTCTGCCTTTCTCCTAG
- the MCCD1 gene encoding mitochondrial coiled-coil domain protein 1 yields MVLPLPWLSCCCRRLLLPSWPLAPQSSWRCCSQSPKASTKEQTSSTSSGKRSPPRGPRPRPTAELAQAEELLEQQLELYQALLEGQEGAWEAQALVLKIQKLKEQMRRHRESLGDA; encoded by the exons ATGGTACTCCCTCTGCCCTGGCTCTCCTGTTGCTGCCGTCGCCTGCTCCTGCcttcctggcccctggccccccaGAGCTCCTGGAGGTGCTGCTCCCAGAGCCCCAAGGCGAGCACAAAAGAGCAGACCAGCTCCACAAGCAGTGGGAAGAGGTCACCCCCAAGG ggtcccaggccccgccccacagCTGAGCTGGCCCAAGCTGAGGAGTTGCTGGAGCAGCAGCTGGAGCTGTACCAGGCTCTTCTGGAAGGGCAAGAAGGGGCTTGGGAAGCCCAGGCCCTGGTGCTCAAGATCCAGAAGCTGAAGGAACAGATGAGGAGACACCGGGAGAGCCTAGGAGACGCCTAA
- the DDX39B gene encoding spliceosome RNA helicase DDX39B isoform X1, whose protein sequence is MRSPCSAPTLLLCFYLFCVNPSRDPSPSRPAGSVMAENDVDNELLDYEEDEVETAAGGDGSEAPAKKDVKGSYVSIHSSGFRDFLLKPELLRAIVDCGFEHPSEVQHECIPQAILGMDVLCQAKSGMGKTAVFVLATLQQLEPVTGQVSVLVMCHTRELAFQISKEYERFSKYMPNVKVAVFFGGLSIKKDEEVLKKNCPHIVVGTPGRILALARNKSLNLKHIKHFILDECDKMLEQLDMRRDVQEIFRMTPHEKQVMMFSATLSKEIRPVCRKFMQDPMEIFVDDETKLTLHGLQQYYVKLKDNEKNRKLFDLLDVLEFNQVVIFVKSVQRCIALAQLLVEQNFPAIAIHRGMPQEERLSRYQQFKDFQRRILVATNLFGRGMDIERVNIAFNYDMPEDSDTYLHRVARAGRFGTKGLAITFVSDENDAKILNDVQDRFEVNISELPDEIDISSYIEQTR, encoded by the exons ATGCGCTCGCCTTGCTCAG CCCCCACTCTCCTCCTCTGTTTTTACTTATTCTGCGTGAACCCATCCAGAGACCCATCTCCTTCTCGCCCTGCCGGCTCAGTTATGGCAGAAAATGATGTGGACAATGAACTCTTGGACTATGAAGAAGATGAAGTAGAGACAGCCGCTGGGGGAGACGGGTCTGAGGCCCCTGCCAAGAAGGATGTCAAGGGTTCCTACGTTTCCATCCACAGCTCTGGCTTTCGTGACTTCCTGCTGAAGCCAGAGTTGCTCCGGGCCATTGTTGACTGTGGCTTTGAACATCCATCAGAAG TCCAGCATGAGTGCATCCCTCAGGCCATTCTGGGAATGGATGTCCTATGCCAGGCCAAGTCAGGGATGGGAAAGACAGCAGTGTTTGTGCTGGCCACACTACAACAGTTGGAGCCAGTTACTGGACAG GTGTCTGTGCTGGTGATGTGTCACACCCGGGAGTTGGCATTTCAGATCAGCAAGGAGTATGAGCGCTTCTCTAAATACATGCCCAATGTCAAG GTCGCGGTGTTTTTTGGTGGTCTGTCTATCAAGAAGGATGAAGAGGTGCTGAAGAAGAATTGCCCGCATATTGTTGTGGGGACCCCTGGCCGCATCCTCGCCCTGGCTCGAAATAAGAGCCTCAATCTCAAACACATTAAACACTTTATCTTGGATGAATGTGATAAGATGCTTGAACAGCTCG ACATGCGTCGGGATGTCCAGGAAATTTTTCGCATGACCCCCCATGAGAAGCAGGTCATGATGTTCAGTGCTACCTTGAGCAAAGAGATCCGTCCTGTCTGCCGCAAGTTCATGCAAGAC ccaatGGAGATCTTCGTGGATGATGAGACGAAGCTGACGCTGCATGGGTTGCAGCAGTACTACGTGAAACTGAAGGACAACGAGAAGAACCGGAAGCTCTTTGACCTTCTCGATGTCCTTGAGTTCAATCAG GTGGTGATCTTTGTGAAGTCTGTGCAGCGTTGCATTGCCCTTGCCCAGCTGCTGGTAGAGCAGAACTTCCCAGCCATTGCCATCCACCGAGGGATGCCCCAGGAGGAGAG GCTTTCTCGGTATCAGCAGTTTAAAGATTTTCAACGACGAATTCTTGTGGCTACCAACCTATTTGGCCGAGGCATGGACATTGAGCGGGTGAACATTGCCTTCAACTATGACATGCCTGAGGATTCTGACACTTACCTGCATCGG GTGGCCCGAGCAGGCCGGTTTGGCACCAAGGGCTTGGCCATCACATTTGTATCAGATGAAAATGATGCCAAGATCCTCAATGATGTGCAGGATCGCTTTGAAGTCAATATTAGTGAGCTGCCAGATGAGATAGACATTTCCTCTTACA ttGAACAGACGCGGTAG
- the DDX39B gene encoding spliceosome RNA helicase DDX39B isoform X2, translated as MAENDVDNELLDYEEDEVETAAGGDGSEAPAKKDVKGSYVSIHSSGFRDFLLKPELLRAIVDCGFEHPSEVQHECIPQAILGMDVLCQAKSGMGKTAVFVLATLQQLEPVTGQVSVLVMCHTRELAFQISKEYERFSKYMPNVKVAVFFGGLSIKKDEEVLKKNCPHIVVGTPGRILALARNKSLNLKHIKHFILDECDKMLEQLDMRRDVQEIFRMTPHEKQVMMFSATLSKEIRPVCRKFMQDPMEIFVDDETKLTLHGLQQYYVKLKDNEKNRKLFDLLDVLEFNQVVIFVKSVQRCIALAQLLVEQNFPAIAIHRGMPQEERLSRYQQFKDFQRRILVATNLFGRGMDIERVNIAFNYDMPEDSDTYLHRVARAGRFGTKGLAITFVSDENDAKILNDVQDRFEVNISELPDEIDISSYIEQTR; from the exons ATGGCAGAAAATGATGTGGACAATGAACTCTTGGACTATGAAGAAGATGAAGTAGAGACAGCCGCTGGGGGAGACGGGTCTGAGGCCCCTGCCAAGAAGGATGTCAAGGGTTCCTACGTTTCCATCCACAGCTCTGGCTTTCGTGACTTCCTGCTGAAGCCAGAGTTGCTCCGGGCCATTGTTGACTGTGGCTTTGAACATCCATCAGAAG TCCAGCATGAGTGCATCCCTCAGGCCATTCTGGGAATGGATGTCCTATGCCAGGCCAAGTCAGGGATGGGAAAGACAGCAGTGTTTGTGCTGGCCACACTACAACAGTTGGAGCCAGTTACTGGACAG GTGTCTGTGCTGGTGATGTGTCACACCCGGGAGTTGGCATTTCAGATCAGCAAGGAGTATGAGCGCTTCTCTAAATACATGCCCAATGTCAAG GTCGCGGTGTTTTTTGGTGGTCTGTCTATCAAGAAGGATGAAGAGGTGCTGAAGAAGAATTGCCCGCATATTGTTGTGGGGACCCCTGGCCGCATCCTCGCCCTGGCTCGAAATAAGAGCCTCAATCTCAAACACATTAAACACTTTATCTTGGATGAATGTGATAAGATGCTTGAACAGCTCG ACATGCGTCGGGATGTCCAGGAAATTTTTCGCATGACCCCCCATGAGAAGCAGGTCATGATGTTCAGTGCTACCTTGAGCAAAGAGATCCGTCCTGTCTGCCGCAAGTTCATGCAAGAC ccaatGGAGATCTTCGTGGATGATGAGACGAAGCTGACGCTGCATGGGTTGCAGCAGTACTACGTGAAACTGAAGGACAACGAGAAGAACCGGAAGCTCTTTGACCTTCTCGATGTCCTTGAGTTCAATCAG GTGGTGATCTTTGTGAAGTCTGTGCAGCGTTGCATTGCCCTTGCCCAGCTGCTGGTAGAGCAGAACTTCCCAGCCATTGCCATCCACCGAGGGATGCCCCAGGAGGAGAG GCTTTCTCGGTATCAGCAGTTTAAAGATTTTCAACGACGAATTCTTGTGGCTACCAACCTATTTGGCCGAGGCATGGACATTGAGCGGGTGAACATTGCCTTCAACTATGACATGCCTGAGGATTCTGACACTTACCTGCATCGG GTGGCCCGAGCAGGCCGGTTTGGCACCAAGGGCTTGGCCATCACATTTGTATCAGATGAAAATGATGCCAAGATCCTCAATGATGTGCAGGATCGCTTTGAAGTCAATATTAGTGAGCTGCCAGATGAGATAGACATTTCCTCTTACA ttGAACAGACGCGGTAG
- the DDX39B gene encoding spliceosome RNA helicase DDX39B isoform X3: MVAPAPLCSLRSLLLRLGFSFIRGPSCAPTLLLCFYLFCVNPSRDPSPSRPAGSVMAENDVDNELLDYEEDEVETAAGGDGSEAPAKKDVKGSYVSIHSSGFRDFLLKPELLRAIVDCGFEHPSEVQHECIPQAILGMDVLCQAKSGMGKTAVFVLATLQQLEPVTGQVSVLVMCHTRELAFQISKEYERFSKYMPNVKVAVFFGGLSIKKDEEVLKKNCPHIVVGTPGRILALARNKSLNLKHIKHFILDECDKMLEQLDMRRDVQEIFRMTPHEKQVMMFSATLSKEIRPVCRKFMQDPMEIFVDDETKLTLHGLQQYYVKLKDNEKNRKLFDLLDVLEFNQVVIFVKSVQRCIALAQLLVEQNFPAIAIHRGMPQEERLSRYQQFKDFQRRILVATNLFGRGMDIERVNIAFNYDMPEDSDTYLHRVARAGRFGTKGLAITFVSDENDAKILNDVQDRFEVNISELPDEIDISSYIEQTR; the protein is encoded by the exons ATGGTGGCCCCAGCGCCATTGTGTTCTCTTCGCTCACTGCTTCTTCGCTTGGGCTTCTCGTTTATCCGCGGCCCTAGCTGTG CCCCCACTCTCCTCCTCTGTTTTTACTTATTCTGCGTGAACCCATCCAGAGACCCATCTCCTTCTCGCCCTGCCGGCTCAGTTATGGCAGAAAATGATGTGGACAATGAACTCTTGGACTATGAAGAAGATGAAGTAGAGACAGCCGCTGGGGGAGACGGGTCTGAGGCCCCTGCCAAGAAGGATGTCAAGGGTTCCTACGTTTCCATCCACAGCTCTGGCTTTCGTGACTTCCTGCTGAAGCCAGAGTTGCTCCGGGCCATTGTTGACTGTGGCTTTGAACATCCATCAGAAG TCCAGCATGAGTGCATCCCTCAGGCCATTCTGGGAATGGATGTCCTATGCCAGGCCAAGTCAGGGATGGGAAAGACAGCAGTGTTTGTGCTGGCCACACTACAACAGTTGGAGCCAGTTACTGGACAG GTGTCTGTGCTGGTGATGTGTCACACCCGGGAGTTGGCATTTCAGATCAGCAAGGAGTATGAGCGCTTCTCTAAATACATGCCCAATGTCAAG GTCGCGGTGTTTTTTGGTGGTCTGTCTATCAAGAAGGATGAAGAGGTGCTGAAGAAGAATTGCCCGCATATTGTTGTGGGGACCCCTGGCCGCATCCTCGCCCTGGCTCGAAATAAGAGCCTCAATCTCAAACACATTAAACACTTTATCTTGGATGAATGTGATAAGATGCTTGAACAGCTCG ACATGCGTCGGGATGTCCAGGAAATTTTTCGCATGACCCCCCATGAGAAGCAGGTCATGATGTTCAGTGCTACCTTGAGCAAAGAGATCCGTCCTGTCTGCCGCAAGTTCATGCAAGAC ccaatGGAGATCTTCGTGGATGATGAGACGAAGCTGACGCTGCATGGGTTGCAGCAGTACTACGTGAAACTGAAGGACAACGAGAAGAACCGGAAGCTCTTTGACCTTCTCGATGTCCTTGAGTTCAATCAG GTGGTGATCTTTGTGAAGTCTGTGCAGCGTTGCATTGCCCTTGCCCAGCTGCTGGTAGAGCAGAACTTCCCAGCCATTGCCATCCACCGAGGGATGCCCCAGGAGGAGAG GCTTTCTCGGTATCAGCAGTTTAAAGATTTTCAACGACGAATTCTTGTGGCTACCAACCTATTTGGCCGAGGCATGGACATTGAGCGGGTGAACATTGCCTTCAACTATGACATGCCTGAGGATTCTGACACTTACCTGCATCGG GTGGCCCGAGCAGGCCGGTTTGGCACCAAGGGCTTGGCCATCACATTTGTATCAGATGAAAATGATGCCAAGATCCTCAATGATGTGCAGGATCGCTTTGAAGTCAATATTAGTGAGCTGCCAGATGAGATAGACATTTCCTCTTACA ttGAACAGACGCGGTAG
- the ATP6V1G2 gene encoding V-type proton ATPase subunit G 2, with protein sequence MASQSQGIQQLLQAEKRAAEKVADARKRKARRLKQAKEEAQMEVELYRREREQEFQSKQQAAMGSQGNLSAEVEQATRRQVQGMQSSQQRNRERVLAQLLGMVCDVRPQVHPNYRIAV encoded by the exons ATGGCCAGTCAGTCCCAGGGTATCCAGCAGCTCCTGCAAGCTGAGAAACGGGCGGCTGAGAAGGTGGCAGATGCCAGAAAGA GGAAGGCCCGGCGTCTGAAGCAGGCAAAGGAGGAGGCGCAGATGGAGGTGGAGCTGTACCGCAGAGAACGAGAGCAGGAGTTCCAGAGCAAGCAACAGGCG GCCATGGGCTCCCAGGGGAACCTGTCGGCTGAGGTGGAACAGGCTACCAGACGCCAGGTGCAGGGCATGCAGAGCTCCCAGCAGAGAAACCGTGAACGCGTCCTGGCCCAGCTTCTTGGCATGGTCTGCGACGTCAGGCCCCAGGTCCATCCCAACTACCGGATTGCTGTCTAG